In a genomic window of Carassius gibelio isolate Cgi1373 ecotype wild population from Czech Republic chromosome A3, carGib1.2-hapl.c, whole genome shotgun sequence:
- the LOC127956442 gene encoding epithelial membrane protein 2-like, whose protein sequence is MLILLAAIFILHITCICLLLAATIHNAWWVTETMSTDIWGRWILIGGNWSYTENLGHYPQEYLQVVQASSVLACLFCILGLFVFVAQLYTIPKGKRFVFTGVFQLLAWLCIMIAASIYTNIFHKDKDPGWYGASFILAWISVCLTFISCISYFILRKKKA, encoded by the exons ATGTTGATTTTACTCGCTGCCATTTTCATCCTCCACATCACCTGCATCTGTCTGCTGCTGGCTGCCACCATTCATAAC gcctgGTGGGTGACTGAAACAATGTCCACTGATATTTGGGGTCGCTGGATTCTGATTGGAGGAAACTGGAGCTACACAGAGAATCTTGGTCACTATCCTCAAG agtATCTGCAGGTGGTCCAGGCCAGCTCTGTGCTCGCATGCCTCTTCTGCATCCTGGGCCTGTTCGTGTTCGTGGCTCAGCTCTACACAATACCTAAAGGAAAGCGCTTCGTGTTTACTGGAGTCTTCCAGCTGCTGGCCT GGCTGTGCATCATGATCGCAGCCTCCATCTACACCAACATCTTCCACAAAGACAAGGACCCGGGCTGGTACGGAGCCTCCTTCATCCTGGCCTGGATCTCCGTCTGTCTCACCTTCATCTCCTGCATCTCCTACTTCATCCTGCGCAAGAAGAAGGCGTGA